From the Deltaproteobacteria bacterium HGW-Deltaproteobacteria-4 genome, one window contains:
- a CDS encoding FeoB-associated Cys-rich membrane protein, whose amino-acid sequence MGIVDILWMVVILVGCGWLLYHFLWKKQGSCHGCDHSDTTKNKRQQ is encoded by the coding sequence ATGGGGATCGTCGATATTCTCTGGATGGTGGTAATTCTGGTCGGCTGTGGCTGGCTTCTTTACCACTTTTTATGGAAGAAACAGGGATCCTGTCACGGTTGTGATCACAGTGACACAACCAAAAACAAACGTCAGCAGTGA
- a CDS encoding cytochrome C produces the protein MKKIFAMIGLIVLTAASVGASEVTWRSSIKGIVAEHCLDCHGADSAPEYPQFKEEKEAWLAKGQGMRMDTYSHLVAFVGWPNTGAMMRRLDDGQNSKEGKPGNMYQYLGANEEERQKNLAAFKGWIGNWSLKRWADTSKEELNGIKAKY, from the coding sequence ATGAAAAAAATTTTTGCAATGATTGGTCTGATCGTATTGACCGCCGCATCGGTTGGCGCCAGTGAGGTCACCTGGAGAAGCAGCATCAAGGGGATCGTGGCGGAGCACTGCCTCGATTGCCATGGCGCCGATTCGGCACCGGAATATCCCCAGTTTAAAGAAGAGAAAGAGGCGTGGCTCGCCAAGGGGCAGGGGATGCGCATGGACACCTACAGCCATCTCGTCGCCTTTGTCGGGTGGCCTAATACCGGGGCGATGATGCGTCGGCTCGACGACGGGCAGAACAGTAAAGAGGGCAAGCCGGGTAACATGTACCAGTACCTCGGCGCCAACGAGGAAGAGCGCCAGAAGAATCTTGCGGCCTTCAAGGGCTGGATCGGCAACTGGTCCCTGAAGCGTTGGGCCGACACATCCAAGGAAGAGCTGAACGGAATCAAGGCCAAATATTGA
- a CDS encoding DUF3793 domain-containing protein, with the protein MRSDTVLKPASRPQPHWHSVAHRFPADRDCLTSFLAYESAEILAGVKPGSLINLVNRPHHCGRNFYRLWQECGAEVLAQSGLVGRVLVDRGASLLLLIYTPQLLEELLEKPSTRAMLRRAGYDHLEEMESILDQLQERCQQGEGFPHEIGIFLGYPLKDVAGFLGWVTIPFAVQGPWKIYGAPEKSLDLAATHQRCRERMVRKLARCCRPEECLSFSRKHFAIN; encoded by the coding sequence ATGCGTTCAGATACCGTGCTAAAGCCGGCAAGTCGTCCTCAGCCCCATTGGCACAGCGTTGCCCACCGCTTCCCTGCGGACCGCGATTGTCTGACTTCGTTTCTCGCTTACGAAAGCGCTGAGATTCTGGCCGGTGTCAAGCCTGGCAGCCTGATCAACCTCGTCAATCGCCCGCACCATTGCGGCCGGAATTTCTACCGGCTTTGGCAGGAGTGCGGAGCTGAGGTCCTTGCCCAGAGCGGATTGGTCGGTCGGGTGCTGGTCGATCGCGGTGCATCTCTGCTGCTGCTCATCTATACTCCGCAGCTCCTGGAAGAGTTGCTGGAGAAACCTTCGACACGGGCTATGCTCCGGAGGGCCGGTTACGATCATCTCGAAGAGATGGAGTCGATCCTGGATCAATTACAGGAACGTTGTCAGCAAGGGGAGGGGTTCCCCCACGAGATCGGCATCTTTCTCGGCTACCCCCTCAAGGATGTTGCCGGTTTCCTCGGCTGGGTAACGATCCCCTTTGCAGTTCAGGGGCCGTGGAAAATCTACGGCGCCCCGGAAAAGAGTCTGGACCTAGCCGCCACCCACCAACGCTGCCGCGAACGCATGGTCCGCAAACTGGCACGCTGCTGCCGGCCGGAGGAGTGCTTGTCGTTCTCCCGTAAACATTTCGCCATTAATTGA
- a CDS encoding porin, which translates to MKKLAASLLFSTLLAVPAFAVDNSTAALQQQINDLQRQFSELESSKKTEKKDPLIRIGGYGELDYIFKESNGNGKEGNTFDPHRFVLYVNADLSESITLNTELEWEHGGDSGAGSEIAVEQFFLDFRHQRPLNFKAGLMLVPLGGVNINHEPTNFNSTERPELDRFLIPSTWREMGAGIHGALGNKVDYQLLVMNGLDGSKFSASNGLRSGRQKVEIDNNDSKAIVARLEVRPVTNLYTNFSAYRGDSAAAGKPGAVTTIAAVDGKYSLGRADISGEYVYIDQAHPERISTEIGDRMSGYWVEGAYHVLPESLKKGKLVDADVVAFARYSAFDTQQGRLADPTKASGRYDRNYTTVGVVFKPATTVAIKADYQIYDDHCNPGELALDNDKFQVTIGFVF; encoded by the coding sequence ATGAAGAAATTGGCCGCATCCCTCCTCTTCTCGACCCTGTTGGCCGTTCCGGCCTTTGCCGTCGACAACAGCACGGCAGCATTGCAGCAACAGATCAATGACCTCCAGCGCCAATTCAGCGAACTGGAAAGCAGCAAAAAAACCGAGAAAAAAGACCCTTTGATCCGCATTGGTGGTTACGGTGAGCTCGACTATATCTTCAAGGAATCCAATGGCAACGGCAAGGAGGGGAACACCTTTGACCCACACCGTTTTGTCCTGTATGTCAATGCCGATCTTTCTGAGTCGATCACGCTCAATACCGAACTCGAATGGGAGCATGGCGGTGACAGCGGTGCCGGGAGCGAGATCGCCGTCGAGCAGTTCTTTCTCGACTTTCGTCACCAGCGCCCGCTCAACTTCAAAGCCGGTCTGATGCTTGTCCCGCTCGGGGGAGTCAACATTAATCACGAACCGACCAATTTCAACTCGACGGAGCGGCCGGAACTTGATCGATTCCTCATTCCCAGCACCTGGCGGGAGATGGGAGCCGGAATCCACGGCGCCCTCGGCAACAAGGTCGATTATCAGCTGCTGGTCATGAACGGACTCGACGGTAGCAAGTTTTCGGCCTCAAACGGCCTGAGAAGTGGCCGGCAGAAAGTGGAAATCGACAACAACGACAGCAAGGCGATCGTGGCCCGCCTGGAAGTCCGCCCGGTCACCAACCTATACACCAATTTCTCCGCCTATCGCGGCGATTCAGCCGCGGCCGGCAAACCGGGAGCCGTGACTACCATTGCTGCTGTCGACGGCAAATACAGTCTGGGAAGAGCTGATATTTCTGGCGAGTATGTCTACATCGACCAGGCACATCCGGAGCGGATCAGCACCGAGATCGGCGATCGCATGTCAGGTTATTGGGTTGAAGGCGCCTACCATGTACTGCCGGAAAGTTTGAAAAAAGGGAAACTGGTCGATGCGGATGTGGTGGCCTTTGCCCGCTACTCGGCTTTCGACACCCAGCAGGGGAGACTTGCCGATCCGACCAAAGCCAGTGGTAGATACGATCGCAACTACACCACGGTGGGCGTTGTCTTTAAGCCGGCCACGACTGTAGCCATCAAAGCCGATTACCAGATTTACGACGACCATTGCAATCCTGGCGAATTAGCACTGGACAACGACAAGTTCCAAGTCACCATCGGTTTTGTTTTCTAG
- the feoB gene encoding ferrous iron transport protein B produces MSQPLATVSRRKIFLVGNPNVGKSVLFNALTGAYTTVSNYPGTSVEIARGEVIIAGVPYEVLDTPGMYGLQPMTEEERVSQRILLQEEAFAVIHVIDARNLERMLPMTVQLIEAGLPLILVVNIIDEAERMGIAIDIELLRQRLDIPVIAAATTHKRGLDEIRTAIAEFSGARHPAYAYAPDLERDILRLAVQLHGDYRVDRRALALLFLLRDEETTALIHRVEGDRAAAIVATAKEIIYSHRSDLHLRLSMERKRICTELLTNVVSAAPRQGRTWGERLSAWTMNPWTGVPILLAVLYFGLYQFVGIFGAGTIVGLLEGDLFTDIINPWFIRTANNYIPWLWLHELLVGEYGILTLAVRYAVALVMPIVGTFFVAFSILEDSGYFPRLAMLVDRVFKAIGLNGRAVIPMVLGFGCDTMATMVTRTLETTRERVIATVLLALAIPCSAQLGVILALLAGVPGALLIWTVVMSAIFLFVGFLTARLLPGERPMFYMEIPPLRLPQLRNVVVKTLTRMQWYFFEIFPLFIFASVVLWAGKMTGALESLVRFLAPGMTMLGLPKDVAAVFVFGFFRRDFGAAGLFDMNEQGLLSPVQLTVAAVTLTLFVPCVAQFLMMKKERGWPVALIIFAAVTATAFGVGWLLNGFLLSTGWLA; encoded by the coding sequence ATGTCCCAACCCCTTGCAACCGTTTCCCGTCGCAAAATCTTTCTGGTCGGCAATCCCAATGTCGGCAAGAGTGTCCTTTTTAATGCTCTGACCGGGGCTTATACGACGGTCTCCAACTATCCGGGGACCTCGGTGGAGATCGCCCGTGGTGAAGTAATCATCGCCGGTGTCCCTTACGAAGTCCTTGATACGCCGGGGATGTACGGCCTGCAGCCAATGACCGAAGAGGAACGGGTTTCGCAGCGGATCCTGTTGCAGGAAGAAGCTTTTGCCGTCATTCACGTTATCGATGCCCGCAACCTCGAACGGATGCTGCCGATGACCGTGCAACTGATCGAGGCCGGGCTGCCGCTGATTCTGGTGGTCAATATCATTGATGAAGCCGAACGGATGGGGATTGCGATCGATATCGAGCTGCTGCGGCAGCGCCTCGACATCCCGGTGATTGCCGCCGCTACCACCCACAAACGCGGCCTCGATGAAATTCGTACGGCGATTGCCGAATTTTCCGGAGCCCGTCACCCGGCCTATGCTTATGCGCCAGATCTGGAGCGGGATATTCTCCGTCTGGCCGTGCAACTGCACGGCGATTACCGGGTCGACCGCCGTGCTCTCGCTCTCCTCTTTCTGTTGCGGGACGAAGAGACGACCGCATTGATCCACCGTGTCGAAGGTGACCGCGCTGCGGCTATTGTCGCCACCGCTAAAGAGATTATCTATTCGCATCGCAGTGACCTCCATCTACGACTGAGTATGGAGCGGAAGCGGATCTGCACTGAACTCCTTACCAACGTAGTCAGTGCCGCGCCGCGCCAGGGGCGCACCTGGGGGGAGCGTCTTTCCGCCTGGACGATGAATCCCTGGACCGGAGTGCCGATCCTCCTTGCCGTCCTTTATTTTGGACTGTATCAATTTGTCGGCATCTTCGGGGCCGGAACTATCGTTGGTCTCCTTGAAGGTGATCTCTTTACCGATATCATCAATCCCTGGTTCATCCGTACCGCCAATAATTACATCCCCTGGCTGTGGCTGCATGAACTGCTGGTCGGCGAATACGGCATTCTTACCTTGGCGGTTCGTTATGCCGTTGCCCTGGTTATGCCGATCGTCGGCACCTTTTTTGTCGCCTTCTCCATCCTCGAAGATTCCGGCTACTTCCCCCGTTTGGCGATGCTTGTTGACCGGGTCTTCAAGGCGATCGGCCTCAACGGCCGCGCTGTTATCCCCATGGTCCTCGGCTTCGGTTGCGATACCATGGCGACGATGGTCACCCGCACTCTGGAGACGACGCGTGAACGGGTTATCGCCACGGTTCTTCTCGCCCTGGCGATCCCCTGCAGTGCCCAGCTCGGGGTGATCCTTGCCCTCCTGGCCGGCGTCCCCGGCGCGCTGTTGATCTGGACCGTCGTTATGTCCGCAATATTTCTCTTCGTCGGCTTTCTCACCGCCCGGCTCCTGCCCGGCGAGCGGCCGATGTTTTATATGGAGATTCCGCCGCTGCGTCTGCCGCAGCTGCGCAATGTCGTCGTCAAGACCTTGACCCGCATGCAGTGGTACTTTTTTGAAATCTTTCCCCTCTTTATCTTTGCTTCTGTCGTCCTTTGGGCAGGGAAGATGACCGGTGCCCTGGAGTCGCTGGTGCGTTTTCTGGCGCCGGGGATGACGATGCTCGGACTGCCCAAGGATGTCGCGGCGGTCTTTGTCTTCGGCTTCTTCCGCCGGGATTTCGGCGCCGCCGGACTCTTCGATATGAACGAACAGGGGCTCCTGTCGCCGGTACAGCTCACCGTCGCCGCCGTGACCCTGACCCTCTTTGTCCCCTGCGTCGCGCAGTTTCTGATGATGAAGAAAGAGCGGGGCTGGCCGGTAGCCCTGATCATCTTTGCCGCGGTGACCGCCACCGCCTTCGGCGTCGGCTGGCTGTTGAATGGTTTCCTTCTCAGTACGGGTTGGCTGGCATGA
- a CDS encoding transcriptional regulator — translation MRVSEAAEEILESLWIASEEKGKPGLPCNLESDAIEGSGLHELLSLAYVEVVGELIRLRPEGRHEAMMTVRRHRLAERLMMDILDMKGVPGDERACEFEHLLHHGVDTKICTLLNHPTTCPHGRPIPPGECCEVAKATGVIGVVALTELKAGEAGEIAYLSTSDPKKMQKLMNMGVLPGNHLELSRSYPTYIFRVGNSEFAVDEELAREIFIRKG, via the coding sequence ATGCGCGTTTCAGAAGCCGCGGAAGAGATATTGGAATCATTGTGGATTGCCAGTGAGGAGAAGGGGAAACCGGGGCTGCCCTGTAATCTCGAGAGTGATGCCATTGAAGGGAGCGGCTTGCATGAACTGCTGAGCCTTGCTTACGTCGAAGTAGTCGGTGAGCTTATTCGCTTGCGTCCGGAAGGGCGGCACGAAGCGATGATGACGGTGCGCCGCCATCGTCTGGCCGAGCGCTTGATGATGGATATCCTCGATATGAAAGGGGTACCGGGGGATGAGCGCGCCTGTGAATTCGAGCATCTCCTCCATCACGGCGTCGACACCAAGATCTGTACCCTCCTTAATCATCCCACCACCTGTCCGCATGGCCGGCCGATCCCTCCCGGTGAATGCTGCGAAGTGGCGAAGGCGACCGGCGTCATCGGTGTCGTTGCCCTCACCGAACTTAAAGCCGGCGAAGCCGGCGAGATCGCCTACCTCTCGACCTCCGATCCGAAAAAGATGCAGAAGCTGATGAATATGGGAGTTCTCCCCGGTAATCACCTCGAACTCAGTCGCAGCTATCCGACCTATATCTTTCGCGTCGGCAACTCCGAGTTTGCCGTCGACGAAGAGTTGGCCCGGGAGATTTTTATTCGTAAAGGCTAA
- the hrpB gene encoding ATP-dependent helicase HrpB, which translates to MRPVLPIDAILPQLQTILTGTPACVLQAPPGAGKTTRVPLELLNAPWLAGQSIILLEPRRLAATNAAHYLAAQLGEQVGARVGYTIRFERRVSSLTRIEVVTEGILTRRLQSDPELSGVGLVIFDEIHERNLNSDLALALCRDAQLGLRPELRLLAMSATLDAAPLAKLLGDAPLLSSSGRAYPVEIIHLGSPSPRTPLAAAINVAIRRALKEGEGDLLVFLPGVAEIKRSERLLADLSDELLVCPLYADLPFAAQEKAILPDPGRRKIVLATNIAETSLTIEGVKIVIDSGLERRPRFDAARGMSALDTVRISLSSAVQRAGRAGRLAPGRCYRLWSAGEEGTLLPHTPPEIRSADLAPLALELARWGIMDAATLCWLDPPPAGHLAAARALLVQLGALDSAGRITPLGERMAELPAHPRLSRLLLAAQDAGDGALGATLAALLSERDPLRAGASLPHGSGSDVSDRLELCAGRSENGDAAACAAIGRAARQFRQLLGVREERTLAVTPPESLARLLAPAFPDRIGRERDGQQGHYLLASGVGAQLSSRSRLKPTPWLLALQLRAGRSGEGEIDLATPLDPVTLEEIIAPQATAGREVGWDERAERVVAREVRRFGAILLSEKLVTPRPEEVVAALCSGVRRLGLERLSWSRAAQQLRGRVRFVASLPGESGWPDLSDATLLATLEAWLGPFLCNCRSRADLERCDPQPALSALLDWQQQRRLDELAPEKLSVPSGSILPLDYPLDAAPHLEVKLQELFGLGENPRIGGQRIAVVLHLLSPARRPLAVTQDLRSFWDQVYPEVKKEMRGRYPKHPWPDDPWSAVATRHTKKRSGQ; encoded by the coding sequence ATGCGCCCGGTTCTGCCGATCGACGCCATCCTCCCCCAACTTCAAACCATTCTCACGGGCACACCGGCCTGCGTGCTGCAAGCCCCGCCTGGCGCCGGCAAGACAACGCGTGTCCCCCTCGAACTCCTCAACGCCCCATGGCTCGCCGGCCAGTCGATCATCCTTTTGGAACCGCGCCGTTTGGCGGCGACCAACGCCGCCCACTATCTCGCCGCCCAACTCGGTGAACAGGTCGGCGCCCGGGTCGGCTACACCATCCGTTTTGAGCGCAGGGTTTCCAGTCTGACGCGTATCGAGGTTGTCACCGAGGGCATTCTCACTCGCCGCTTGCAGAGCGATCCCGAATTGTCCGGAGTCGGGCTGGTGATCTTCGACGAAATTCACGAACGGAACCTCAACAGCGATCTTGCCTTGGCGCTGTGCCGCGATGCCCAGCTCGGCCTCCGTCCTGAGCTCCGCCTTCTCGCCATGTCCGCCACTCTCGATGCCGCGCCGCTCGCCAAACTCCTCGGCGATGCCCCCCTCCTCAGCAGCAGCGGCCGCGCCTACCCGGTGGAGATTATCCATCTCGGTTCCCCGTCACCCCGGACTCCTTTAGCCGCAGCCATCAACGTCGCCATCCGTCGCGCCCTCAAGGAGGGGGAAGGGGATCTGCTTGTCTTCCTCCCCGGTGTCGCCGAAATCAAGCGCAGCGAACGGCTCCTTGCTGATTTGAGTGATGAGCTGCTGGTCTGCCCTCTGTATGCCGACCTCCCCTTTGCCGCACAGGAAAAGGCGATACTGCCGGATCCCGGCCGGCGCAAGATTGTTCTGGCGACGAATATTGCCGAGACCAGCCTGACCATCGAGGGAGTGAAGATCGTCATCGATAGCGGATTGGAAAGACGTCCCCGTTTTGACGCGGCGCGGGGGATGAGCGCGCTCGACACCGTCCGTATTTCGCTGTCGAGTGCCGTGCAGCGCGCCGGCCGCGCCGGGCGGCTCGCCCCCGGTCGCTGTTACCGCCTGTGGAGTGCCGGCGAAGAGGGGACGCTGCTGCCGCACACGCCGCCGGAGATCCGCAGCGCCGATCTTGCCCCCCTGGCGCTGGAGCTGGCGCGCTGGGGGATTATGGATGCTGCGACCCTGTGCTGGCTCGATCCTCCTCCCGCCGGACATCTCGCCGCCGCCCGCGCTTTACTGGTGCAGCTCGGGGCTCTCGATTCTGCCGGGCGTATTACCCCCCTTGGCGAACGCATGGCTGAACTTCCGGCCCATCCCCGCCTGTCCCGTCTCCTCCTTGCGGCGCAAGACGCCGGAGATGGCGCGCTTGGCGCTACCCTCGCCGCCCTGCTGTCGGAACGCGATCCGCTGCGCGCCGGAGCTTCACTGCCGCACGGCAGCGGCAGCGATGTCAGTGATCGTCTCGAACTCTGCGCCGGCCGGAGCGAGAACGGAGATGCGGCCGCTTGTGCTGCGATCGGGCGCGCGGCCCGGCAATTTCGCCAGCTCCTTGGAGTCCGGGAGGAACGGACTCTTGCAGTTACGCCGCCGGAATCTTTGGCCCGGCTTTTGGCGCCGGCTTTTCCTGACCGCATCGGTCGGGAAAGGGACGGGCAGCAAGGGCATTATCTCCTTGCCAGCGGCGTCGGCGCGCAGCTTTCGTCGCGCTCCCGCCTCAAACCGACCCCTTGGCTCCTTGCCCTACAACTCCGCGCCGGTCGCAGTGGGGAAGGGGAGATCGATCTCGCCACCCCCCTTGATCCGGTGACTTTGGAGGAGATCATCGCTCCTCAAGCAACGGCAGGGCGGGAAGTCGGCTGGGATGAGCGGGCCGAGCGGGTGGTTGCTCGGGAGGTGCGACGTTTCGGGGCGATTCTCCTCAGCGAAAAGCTGGTGACACCGCGGCCGGAAGAAGTTGTGGCGGCCCTGTGCAGCGGCGTGCGGCGACTCGGTTTAGAGCGTCTGAGCTGGAGCCGGGCAGCACAGCAGCTACGCGGCCGGGTGCGTTTTGTCGCTTCTCTCCCCGGTGAAAGCGGCTGGCCGGATCTGAGTGATGCGACGCTGCTGGCCACCCTCGAAGCCTGGCTCGGTCCATTTCTTTGTAATTGTCGCAGCCGCGCTGATCTCGAACGCTGCGATCCGCAGCCGGCGCTTTCGGCTCTGCTCGATTGGCAACAACAGCGCCGCCTCGATGAATTGGCCCCGGAGAAATTGAGTGTGCCGAGCGGCTCGATCCTGCCGCTTGACTATCCCCTTGACGCCGCGCCGCATCTTGAGGTTAAGCTACAGGAACTCTTCGGTCTCGGCGAGAATCCCCGCATCGGCGGTCAGCGGATTGCGGTCGTCCTCCATCTCCTCTCCCCGGCGCGCCGTCCTCTGGCGGTGACGCAGGACCTGCGCAGCTTCTGGGATCAGGTCTACCCCGAGGTGAAGAAGGAGATGCGCGGCCGCTACCCGAAACATCCCTGGCCCGACGATCCCTGGAGCGCCGTCGCCACCCGACATACAAAAAAGCGCAGCGGGCAGTAA
- the corA gene encoding magnesium and cobalt transport protein CorA produces the protein MGSRRIMKKRTGKIGVSPGSLIHIGEVSDAVPQLSVLRYHPGGVEDLSRLDVMQIAATVSPQSVTWVNVDGLHDVKLIESLGSSFSLHPLILEDILNTDHRPKLEVGDNCLFIVAKMLTLHPERDEILSEQISLVIAPGYVLSFQEKPGDLFDSLRQRIKTDQGRVRKMGADYLAYRLLDTIVDHYFVILEQMGDHIEKLEEELLARPDRPLLHRIHLAKREMILLRRAVWPLREVISGLQRADSGNISPAVQPFLRDLYDHTIQIIDTVETYRDVITGLLDLYLSSISNRMNEIMKVLTIMSTLFIPLTFLVGVYGMNFDNIPELHWRWGYFALWGVMLGCVGGMFVFFRRKGWV, from the coding sequence ATGGGCAGTCGCAGAATCATGAAGAAGCGGACGGGCAAGATTGGTGTTTCGCCGGGGTCGCTGATCCATATCGGTGAAGTCAGTGACGCGGTACCGCAACTTTCGGTGCTGCGCTATCATCCCGGCGGTGTCGAAGATCTTTCCCGTCTCGATGTGATGCAGATCGCTGCGACTGTGTCGCCGCAGAGTGTGACCTGGGTCAATGTCGATGGCCTGCATGACGTTAAACTCATCGAATCGCTGGGGAGTTCTTTTAGCCTGCATCCCCTCATACTCGAGGACATTCTCAACACCGACCATCGCCCCAAACTCGAAGTCGGCGATAACTGTCTCTTTATTGTCGCCAAGATGCTGACTCTCCATCCCGAGCGGGATGAAATTCTTTCCGAGCAGATCAGTTTGGTCATCGCTCCCGGTTATGTTCTCTCCTTTCAGGAAAAACCCGGCGACCTCTTTGACTCGTTACGCCAGCGCATAAAGACCGATCAGGGACGGGTGCGCAAGATGGGGGCGGATTATCTCGCTTATCGTCTCCTCGACACCATTGTCGATCACTATTTCGTCATCCTCGAGCAGATGGGCGATCACATTGAGAAACTCGAAGAAGAACTCCTTGCCCGGCCCGACCGCCCGCTTCTGCACCGTATTCATCTTGCCAAGCGGGAGATGATCCTGCTGCGCCGTGCGGTCTGGCCTCTGCGCGAAGTGATCAGCGGTCTGCAACGCGCCGACTCTGGCAATATCTCGCCGGCGGTGCAGCCTTTTTTGCGCGACCTTTATGATCACACCATCCAGATTATCGATACTGTTGAGACCTACCGCGATGTCATTACCGGCCTCCTCGACCTTTATCTGTCGTCAATCAGCAACCGGATGAACGAGATCATGAAGGTTTTGACGATCATGTCGACCCTCTTTATCCCCCTGACCTTTCTCGTCGGTGTCTACGGGATGAATTTCGATAACATCCCCGAGTTGCACTGGCGATGGGGTTATTTTGCCCTGTGGGGGGTGATGCTCGGCTGTGTCGGCGGCATGTTCGTCTTCTTCCGTCGCAAGGGGTGGGTCTAG
- a CDS encoding DNA-binding response regulator has product MKPIRVLVADDHAVVREGLRQLLETQSDITVVGEACDGVEALELARKLKPDVVLLDIAMPRMSGLEAVSLIRDAVPECRIVVLSMYEKEAYAHHVLQAGAFGYVLKGESSADMLEAIRSANSGRYYFSKNVHEEVIQSYLKGHNREPVTTGFETLTDREKQVFFLLIEGNSSPQMGKILCLSPKTVEKHRASISKKLGIGSPVEMIKYAIRWGLVDPDFWKN; this is encoded by the coding sequence ATGAAACCGATTCGTGTATTGGTCGCTGACGACCATGCGGTGGTCCGCGAAGGATTAAGACAGTTGCTCGAAACCCAAAGTGATATAACCGTTGTCGGTGAAGCTTGCGATGGGGTCGAGGCTCTGGAGTTAGCCCGTAAACTTAAGCCGGATGTGGTGCTTCTCGATATTGCCATGCCGCGCATGAGTGGTCTTGAGGCGGTGAGCCTGATTCGCGACGCTGTCCCTGAGTGTCGCATTGTTGTCCTCTCTATGTATGAAAAGGAGGCTTACGCTCACCATGTACTGCAGGCTGGTGCTTTCGGTTATGTCCTCAAAGGGGAGTCAAGTGCCGATATGCTGGAGGCGATACGTTCCGCCAATTCCGGCCGTTATTATTTCAGTAAAAATGTCCATGAAGAGGTCATTCAAAGTTATTTGAAAGGTCACAACCGGGAGCCCGTCACGACCGGCTTTGAAACCTTGACCGATCGGGAAAAACAAGTTTTCTTTCTTCTCATCGAAGGGAATTCCTCGCCGCAGATGGGTAAAATTCTTTGTCTAAGCCCAAAGACTGTGGAAAAGCATCGCGCGAGCATCAGTAAAAAACTCGGTATCGGCAGCCCGGTAGAGATGATTAAATACGCCATCCGTTGGGGACTCGTCGATCCCGACTTCTGGAAAAATTGA